DNA sequence from the Elusimicrobiota bacterium genome:
AAATATTGTTTTTAAAAGGAAGTTTAATTGATTTAAAAGAAAATAAATTTAAGCTGAAAACAGAATTAAGGAATGTTCATGCCGGCCCGTTTACGGTTTTCGGAGGAGTAAATCTGAAAGGTGAATTATATGAAAATAATCAGAAATACGGTATAAAAGGACTAATCGGAGCAGAAGATTTATGGATTAATCAGCATAATGCAGCAAGAACTTTTATAGGGTTTGATTTTTACGAAAGCACAGTAACTTTTGGAAATTATTCAAAAACCACCTCAATTGCTGTCGGAAGCATGGGCCTGGGGAAATGGCCGCGTATTCAGTTCAACAAACTTAAACTCAGTCAAAAAGGGAAAAGTTTTGAGATTGACGGTATTTTAGGCCTGAAAAAATCGGATTTTATTGTTACTACAAAAAATCTTCCCGGCTCAACATTGTCTGAAATTGTTGAATTGCCCATGAATATTGAAGGTCCGATTAATTCAATAATAATAGGGAAGGGGTCTTTTGAACAACCGCATGTTATAGGAAATATCGCTGTTTCAAGCGGTTCATTTGCGGAAATGCCGTTTAATACACTAACAGTAAATTTTCATATTAAAAATAATGTCTTGAAAATATACAATTCAGGGATAGCCCAAAAAGATAAGTATGTGGTTACATTAGACGGTTTTGTGCCGTTCAGTCTGACCAAAGAAGGGGCAAAACGTATCCTTAACAATAAAGTTGAACTTGCCTTAGCGATTGAAAAAGAAAATCTTTCGGTATTCAACGGATTATTAGAAGATATTTCTTTTGAAAAGGGAGATTTGGAAGCAAGAGTTAATCTTGCAGGAACACTTTCAAAGCCTACATGGAACGGTTCATTGAAAATTTCGAAAGGAGAGCTTAATTCAAAAAGATATTTCAAAAAATTTAAAGATATAAATGTTGACCTTTCCCTGAAAAATAATTTACTAAAAATTGTAGAATTTTCAGGCAAGATTGGCGGTGGTTTAAACCGTCTTTCCGGTTCGGTTATATTTGAAGGATTTAAACCGAAGAAATTTGACCTTAACTGGAAAACTGAGAAAGACCAGGGTATTACTATATCTGTTCCGCAGCTGCCGATTCCAACCCCATTAGTAAAAACTGACGAATGGTCGTTGTTTTCCAATCTTTCGCACGGCGATCCGAAATTTAATTTAAACTTTTACGGGCCAATGGACAAATTAATGTTATCCGGCTGGGTAGAAATGGAAAACACCAGATTTAGTTATCCGTCGCTTTTAAAAGCAGAAGACAGGGAAAGCATGCTTGATGTTTTGTGGCCGATTATGTCGTTAGATATTGAACTTCGTTCAGGAAAAAATACCTGGTATGACAACGAACTTGCCAGTATTAATTTCGGAGGAAGCATCAAGCTTACCGGCAAGGCTGATGATCCAAAAGTAAACGGCAAAATAGAAGCCCAGCGCGGTATTATCTCCTATTTTGGTTCAGAATTTACCGTAAAACAGGCACTTTTAGAAATTGTTAATGACGAAGTTTATCTTGAAGCGGAGGCGTCTTGTGAAGCCTACATTCCCGGGCAAAGTATTCCAGATACAATAACTATGATAATAGATCGTGCAGAAATATCAAAAATTAAACCGCGGTTCAGTTCTAAAGACAATCAGCAGCTAACTTCAGAAAAAGCTCTTGCCCGCGCGGCCAGGATGGATCCTTCAATGTATGAAGGAGAAGATAGGGAATTTCTGATGAGGCGGCAGCTTATCCGAGTTATTGACTCATCTTTGGCAACGCCGATAGCGCGCAATATTTTAAGAAAAAGCGGCCTTGTAGACCAATTCAAGGTTCAATATATTGACAAAACCGAAACCAAACCTGTAAATCCGAATCAGACATCTATGGTTGACATATTGTACGGAACAAAATATTCTATGGAAAAATATCTCACGAACCAGGTTTTATTCGGTTACTCGCTTATTTTTGACAGGCTTCAAGACCATCTTGCTTTCCGTCATGAACTTGAGCTTTCATATAAATGGACAAAAAATATTTTTTTAAGGGGCTCTTATCAACCGGCAAATAAAGACCTGGGAAGCGAAGGAGAAAGAAAAATATCTATAGAACAGATGTTCAGGTTTGGCGGGGCGTTTTCTAAAAAGAAAAAGAAAAAAT
Encoded proteins:
- a CDS encoding translocation/assembly module TamB domain-containing protein translates to EGKIWPKLSLNGSIGYISTSFIGNLLNKEIPLGGGFSGLIGISDSFKNPEFNAHLKGVGLYYQNLAIPEWSSKIYFKDGNLNIENMDMKFSDSEILFLKGSLIDLKENKFKLKTELRNVHAGPFTVFGGVNLKGELYENNQKYGIKGLIGAEDLWINQHNAARTFIGFDFYESTVTFGNYSKTTSIAVGSMGLGKWPRIQFNKLKLSQKGKSFEIDGILGLKKSDFIVTTKNLPGSTLSEIVELPMNIEGPINSIIIGKGSFEQPHVIGNIAVSSGSFAEMPFNTLTVNFHIKNNVLKIYNSGIAQKDKYVVTLDGFVPFSLTKEGAKRILNNKVELALAIEKENLSVFNGLLEDISFEKGDLEARVNLAGTLSKPTWNGSLKISKGELNSKRYFKKFKDINVDLSLKNNLLKIVEFSGKIGGGLNRLSGSVIFEGFKPKKFDLNWKTEKDQGITISVPQLPIPTPLVKTDEWSLFSNLSHGDPKFNLNFYGPMDKLMLSGWVEMENTRFSYPSLLKAEDRESMLDVLWPIMSLDIELRSGKNTWYDNELASINFGGSIKLTGKADDPKVNGKIEAQRGIISYFGSEFTVKQALLEIVNDEVYLEAEASCEAYIPGQSIPDTITMIIDRAEISKIKPRFSSKDNQQLTSEKALARAARMDPSMYEGEDREFLMRRQLIRVIDSSLATPIARNILRKSGLVDQFKVQYIDKTETKPVNPNQTSMVDILYGTKYSMEKYLTNQVLFGYSLIFDRLQDHLAFRHELELSYKWTKNIFLRGSYQPANKDLGSEGERKISIEQMFRFGGAFSKKKKKK